The Streptomyces sp. NBC_01363 region GCAGACAACCAAGGCCCCGCTGGTGACAGCGCACGCCAAGCACATCGTGGCCGAGACCGGTGTCCTGAACAATCCGTACTTCCGAACGCTGGTAGACGGAAGCATGTCGTTGGAGAACTTCCGCGCAAGCCAGGAGCAACTAGGTTTCGCCGTCACCTACTTCGCCCGTCCGATGGCTGCGCTGGTGTCCCGGATCGAGCACCCCGCGGATCGCATCGGCATCCTGGGCAATGTCGTGGAAGAACACGGCGGATTCCGCCCTCAGGAATTCCATCACGAGACCTTCCGCGGATTTCTGGCCAGCATCGGCAGCGACACCGTACGGCTGAACGGCCTGAAGATGATGCCGGCCGTCCACGCGTACAACAGCGTTCTCAGTGCGGTGTGTACGTGGGAGGATCCGCAGGTAGGAATTGGCTGCATGGGCGCGATCGAGTACGCATTCGCCTCGGTATCGGCCATCACGGGCAACGCGGTTGTGAACCGCGGTTGGGTCGCTCAAGCCGACCTGATGCACTACGGCCTCCACTCCGAAATCGACGAACAACACGCAGGGGACTTCTTCTTGCTGCTAGAACCCCACTACCGAAACCCAGCCGCACGACGCCGAATCGACCAGGGCCTCGGCCTGGGCGCGTACGCGCTGAACCGCCTCTACAGCGATCTGTCCGAACTGGGTCGTTGACTCTGCTGCCCAATTCACTGCGGGGGTGAGGGCGGGTCCGCGATGATCGTTCGCGAGGTCGCTTTTCCGTCGTGCGGCCGTGGAGGCGGTACGGATGTCGATGCGGCCGGTGGGACTGCCGGAGATCCCGGAGCAGACCGTGGCGGTGGCGCGGGCGGCGTTCCCCAGGGGGAGCCTGGCGATACGGGTGCGGGACCACCTCGCGGAGGTCTTCGTCGATGAGCCGTTCGCCGAGGCGTTCGGGGTGCGCGGGGCGCCGGGCCTGCCGCCCGGGGTGTTGTCGCTGGTGACGGTCTGGTGGCGGCCGGGGGCAAGCAGCGCACCGACTCCACCCATGTGATCAGCGCGCCTCAAGGAGACTCCGGCGAGCGGCCGTTGTCGAAGATGACCCCGCGCTCGCCCACGCTCACCGGGACATTGACCCACCGGGCCTTGCCGTCGATGGACGAGGCGTACTGGCAGCGGTGACCGG contains the following coding sequences:
- a CDS encoding TenA family transcriptional regulator gives rise to the protein MTTHLQTTKAPLVTAHAKHIVAETGVLNNPYFRTLVDGSMSLENFRASQEQLGFAVTYFARPMAALVSRIEHPADRIGILGNVVEEHGGFRPQEFHHETFRGFLASIGSDTVRLNGLKMMPAVHAYNSVLSAVCTWEDPQVGIGCMGAIEYAFASVSAITGNAVVNRGWVAQADLMHYGLHSEIDEQHAGDFFLLLEPHYRNPAARRRIDQGLGLGAYALNRLYSDLSELGR